The Virgibacillus dokdonensis genome includes a window with the following:
- the phnL gene encoding phosphonate C-P lyase system protein PhnL produces the protein MAMLQVKDFGKRFTIHHLGKTRQAVEHIHFSLEQGEFLGIVGKSGSGKSTILKSIYRTYRPDEGSIIYDSARYGFIDLTNATEREILYLRKHEIGYVSQFLNVMPRTTSRELVEKALLEMGATEQAAKIEAEKALTHFELDPKLWDHYPNTFSGGEKLRLNIAMATVKKPRLLLLDEPTASLDQQSKIKVREIIEKLKASGTTLVGIFHDIEFMDGLCDHVFDMQFSQDKSVKEGVIHES, from the coding sequence ATGGCAATGCTGCAAGTAAAAGATTTTGGCAAACGATTTACAATTCATCACTTGGGAAAAACGAGGCAAGCAGTGGAACATATTCATTTTTCACTGGAGCAGGGAGAATTTCTTGGGATTGTTGGTAAAAGTGGTAGTGGTAAGTCAACGATCTTAAAAAGCATATATCGTACTTACCGTCCTGATGAGGGAAGCATAATTTATGATTCGGCACGCTATGGGTTCATTGATTTAACGAATGCAACAGAGCGAGAAATTCTTTACTTACGTAAGCATGAAATCGGCTATGTGTCGCAATTTTTAAATGTAATGCCACGGACAACATCAAGGGAGCTTGTGGAGAAAGCACTGTTGGAAATGGGAGCAACAGAACAGGCAGCTAAAATAGAAGCAGAAAAGGCGTTAACGCATTTTGAGCTAGATCCCAAACTTTGGGACCATTATCCAAATACATTTTCTGGTGGAGAAAAGCTGCGGCTGAATATTGCCATGGCAACCGTGAAGAAGCCTCGCTTGTTATTACTTGATGAGCCAACAGCCAGTTTGGATCAGCAATCGAAAATAAAAGTACGTGAAATCATTGAAAAATTGAAAGCAAGTGGAACGACGTTAGTTGGTATTTTTCACGACATCGAATTTATGGATGGCTTATGTGATCATGTGTTTGATATGCAATTCAGTCAAGATAAATCTGTGAAAGAAGGCGTTATTCATGAAAGCTGA
- a CDS encoding PhnD/SsuA/transferrin family substrate-binding protein, whose protein sequence is MKKTLTRFGVLLLLAIFAVGCSEGNASTEEGKAEVDNVIDVVWYPNESGEDLKSSRDEIGKVIADATGKEVEHHLTTDYAIAIETLVNNNADVAFMGAQGYIEANENNDAVQPIVVPTGPSGTLDDAVYHSWLAVNVDDQENYKQDGEYSLDTIADKKFSFVSNSSTSGFKVPSAGILSHFTEQEEYKDLTEEDLMEGGPLFSQVLFGNSHQGSAVNLLDGNADVAAFCDTCVENYVEVAEGEENEVGSIYKVKDDAEQPFNKVVGKEFTLMSVTPVLNAPFAANMDTLGEEDFKKLQEALTSDEVASNEGIFVPEDAEQSALFFKTDKERFAPAEDDWFDPIRELQ, encoded by the coding sequence ATGAAAAAGACGTTAACTAGATTTGGTGTTTTGCTTTTATTAGCTATATTTGCTGTTGGTTGTTCGGAAGGAAACGCTAGTACGGAAGAGGGAAAAGCAGAAGTAGATAATGTGATTGATGTTGTATGGTATCCAAATGAGTCAGGAGAAGATTTGAAATCCTCTCGTGATGAAATTGGCAAAGTAATTGCTGATGCTACTGGAAAAGAAGTAGAGCACCACTTAACAACAGATTATGCGATTGCAATTGAGACGTTAGTGAATAATAACGCGGATGTAGCATTCATGGGTGCACAAGGTTATATTGAAGCGAATGAAAATAACGATGCAGTGCAGCCTATCGTCGTTCCAACTGGTCCTTCTGGTACGTTAGACGATGCTGTTTACCATAGCTGGTTAGCTGTTAATGTGGATGATCAAGAAAATTATAAACAAGATGGTGAATATTCTCTAGATACAATAGCAGATAAGAAATTTTCTTTCGTTTCTAACAGCTCCACTTCTGGTTTTAAAGTACCATCAGCTGGGATTCTTTCCCACTTCACAGAGCAAGAGGAGTACAAAGATTTAACCGAAGAAGATTTAATGGAAGGTGGCCCTCTATTCTCACAAGTACTGTTTGGTAACTCCCACCAAGGTTCGGCAGTCAATTTATTAGATGGGAATGCCGATGTAGCAGCGTTTTGTGATACATGTGTAGAAAACTATGTAGAAGTAGCTGAAGGAGAAGAAAATGAAGTCGGCTCTATTTATAAAGTGAAAGACGACGCAGAACAACCTTTTAATAAAGTAGTAGGAAAAGAATTTACGTTAATGAGTGTAACACCAGTGCTTAATGCGCCATTTGCCGCAAATATGGATACATTAGGTGAAGAAGATTTTAAAAAGCTTCAAGAAGCATTGACCTCCGATGAAGTTGCGAGTAATGAAGGTATTTTTGTTCCAGAAGACGCTGAGCAATCGGCATTATTCTTTAAAACAGATAAAGAACGCTTTGCACCAGCAGAAGATGATTGGTTTGACCCTATTCGTGAACTTCAATAA
- the phnE gene encoding phosphonate ABC transporter, permease protein PhnE — protein sequence MSEKVMQKRKWQMTIALIIIIAITYLSAAITKFNFIDGLVAFPEAIGWMFSNLLITQESLEKLPTVLDKLVETIFMSIAATTTAAVVSIFLGIMGSKTTSINGFLSTFARFIASVSRNIPVVAWALILLLSFGQNSLTGYLALFVGTVGFLTRAFIESIDEASHSAVEALTATGATYFHIVNKAVIPQSLPQMISWILFMIETNIRSATLVGILTGTGIGYTFDMYYKSMNYNVVALVTFSIVIAVIIIELMSNYIRKVIM from the coding sequence GTGAGTGAAAAGGTAATGCAAAAACGAAAATGGCAAATGACGATAGCATTAATCATTATTATTGCCATTACGTATTTATCTGCAGCAATAACGAAATTTAATTTCATAGATGGGTTAGTAGCTTTTCCAGAAGCAATTGGTTGGATGTTTTCGAATCTACTTATAACGCAAGAATCGTTAGAGAAGCTACCGACTGTTTTAGATAAGCTTGTGGAGACCATTTTCATGTCAATTGCAGCAACGACAACGGCTGCAGTTGTTTCCATTTTCCTTGGTATTATGGGATCAAAAACAACGAGCATCAATGGCTTTTTAAGTACATTTGCCCGGTTTATTGCTTCCGTATCACGTAATATACCTGTTGTTGCTTGGGCGCTTATTTTATTACTTTCCTTTGGTCAAAATTCATTAACGGGGTATTTAGCGTTATTTGTAGGAACAGTTGGCTTTTTAACGAGAGCTTTTATTGAGTCCATTGATGAAGCAAGTCATAGTGCGGTGGAGGCTTTAACAGCTACAGGTGCCACTTATTTTCATATTGTAAATAAAGCCGTCATCCCACAAAGCTTACCGCAAATGATCAGTTGGATATTATTTATGATTGAAACGAATATTCGTAGTGCCACCTTAGTAGGTATTTTAACAGGGACAGGTATTGGCTATACATTTGATATGTATTATAAATCGATGAATTACAATGTCGTTGCTCTCGTTACCTTTAGCATTGTAATCGCCGTAATTATCATTGAGTTGATGTCAAACTATATACGGAAGGTGATTATGTAA
- a CDS encoding PhnE/PtxC family ABC transporter permease → METVANPTYMKRKRNGRISIKAGSKSERVIRLTMMLLFVLTVTAFLLFDYTGLELWTAIVETGQNLKVMFFEPALNHFTWAEALYQVGVTLGLAVLSTIIGAVIAFFLALMAATNLSKEWVTKVVRVIVAFIRAVPTVLWVLIFAIAAGLGSEAAVLGMLFHSIAYLVKAFSEAFEEVDKGILEALRATGSSWWHVVIHGIMPSTFTYILSWTFLRFEINFAVAVAMGAAAGAGGIGFELFMASGFYFDLSEVGFITYAILIIAIILEVFSTQLKNRYFPSSVRK, encoded by the coding sequence ATGGAAACAGTAGCGAACCCTACGTATATGAAGCGAAAGAGAAATGGACGTATTTCTATTAAAGCTGGAAGTAAATCGGAACGCGTTATCCGTCTGACAATGATGTTGCTTTTTGTTTTAACCGTTACTGCATTTCTGCTTTTTGATTACACAGGGTTGGAGTTATGGACCGCCATTGTAGAAACGGGACAAAACTTAAAAGTGATGTTTTTTGAACCAGCGCTAAATCATTTTACTTGGGCAGAAGCGCTTTATCAAGTTGGGGTTACCCTTGGTCTTGCTGTTTTGTCTACGATTATTGGTGCTGTTATTGCGTTCTTTTTAGCGCTTATGGCTGCAACTAATTTATCGAAGGAATGGGTGACGAAGGTTGTTCGTGTTATTGTCGCCTTTATTCGAGCGGTTCCAACTGTATTATGGGTACTTATTTTCGCCATTGCTGCTGGACTCGGAAGTGAAGCTGCCGTTTTAGGAATGTTGTTTCATTCCATTGCGTATCTTGTAAAAGCTTTTTCAGAGGCGTTTGAAGAAGTGGATAAAGGTATTTTAGAAGCATTAAGAGCGACAGGTTCAAGCTGGTGGCATGTTGTAATACACGGCATTATGCCTTCCACGTTTACATATATATTATCTTGGACTTTCCTCCGCTTTGAAATCAATTTTGCTGTCGCAGTTGCTATGGGAGCTGCTGCCGGAGCTGGCGGTATCGGCTTTGAATTATTTATGGCTTCAGGATTCTATTTTGATCTTAGCGAAGTTGGATTTATTACATACGCTATCCTGATCATTGCGATTATTTTAGAAGTGTTTTCCACCCAATTAAAAAATCGCTATTTCCCATCTAGCGTAAGGAAGTAA
- a CDS encoding IS4 family transposase — translation MDNHTIKMVFKEYIHPLDTKVIQKMIDIEGVDKYVKKLDTIAYIRLFIYAQLKKSENLAVISQSVSRKKTVQRLVGIDSISKSQLSRKNRQIPHEIPEAILRHLIQKVQYTLGPVKAGKALLQLHLIDSSTISMCLSGYEWADFRETKAGIKMHTSIRLCNDTLSLDKMILTPARPADETQLDELIVYQLDVLHVFDRGYFNFAKFDAYSEKGIKFATRIKANTVVHVVEELLVDPSSPITRHAMVTIGNMKHPLQLIETTDSNGKPIRIVCNDAKRSAQEISYIYRNRWKIELFFKWIKQHLVITTLYGKSENAVYNQVYLAMITFCLIILMKNKIGFKGTLLEMLRWIKDGYDQSMATFILKVRKEPERESSGRRRWDNERIFAETLAQ, via the coding sequence ATGGACAATCATACCATAAAAATGGTATTCAAGGAATACATTCATCCATTAGATACAAAAGTTATTCAAAAAATGATTGATATAGAAGGGGTAGACAAGTATGTGAAAAAGCTAGATACCATTGCCTATATTCGCTTATTTATTTACGCACAACTTAAAAAATCAGAAAATCTTGCAGTAATCAGTCAGTCTGTTTCACGCAAAAAAACGGTGCAGCGATTAGTAGGTATAGACAGTATCAGTAAGTCACAACTCTCGCGTAAGAATAGACAAATCCCACATGAAATACCAGAAGCTATTCTTCGTCATCTCATTCAAAAGGTACAGTATACACTAGGACCTGTGAAAGCAGGAAAGGCATTGCTTCAGCTGCATTTGATTGATTCATCGACTATTTCCATGTGTCTTAGTGGCTATGAATGGGCTGATTTTCGAGAAACAAAAGCCGGGATTAAAATGCACACTTCAATTAGGTTGTGCAATGATACGCTCTCGCTAGATAAGATGATTCTAACGCCAGCCCGACCAGCGGATGAGACACAGCTGGATGAATTAATTGTTTATCAGTTAGATGTGCTTCATGTATTCGATCGCGGGTACTTCAACTTTGCGAAGTTCGATGCCTATTCGGAAAAAGGAATAAAATTTGCAACGCGTATCAAAGCCAATACAGTGGTACACGTCGTGGAAGAGTTACTCGTGGATCCATCTTCTCCCATCACACGCCATGCCATGGTGACAATCGGAAACATGAAACATCCATTACAATTGATAGAGACAACAGATAGTAATGGCAAGCCTATTCGGATTGTGTGTAACGACGCCAAGCGCAGTGCGCAAGAAATCAGCTATATCTACCGAAACCGCTGGAAAATAGAGTTGTTTTTCAAATGGATCAAGCAACACTTGGTCATTACAACATTATATGGTAAGAGTGAAAATGCCGTTTATAATCAAGTCTATCTTGCAATGATTACCTTTTGCCTGATCATCCTAATGAAAAATAAAATAGGTTTCAAAGGAACCTTGCTGGAAATGTTGCGTTGGATAAAGGATGGTTACGATCAATCCATGGCAACCTTTATTTTGAAAGTACGTAAAGAACCAGAGCGAGAGTCCAGTGGACGACGAAGGTGGGACAATGAGCGAATTTTTGCAGAGACCCTAGCACAATAG
- a CDS encoding PrkA family serine protein kinase, with translation MDILNKVKQYREEEQQLKWEGTFGEYLDIIKQRPEVAQTAHSRIYNMIKSAGITERDGKRMYEFFGEEIFGLEEAIERLVEEYFHPAAKRLDVRKRILLLMGPVSGGKSTIVTMLKRGLEKYSRTDEGAVYAIKGCPMQEDPLHLIPPHLRQEFFEEYGIRIEGSLSPLNTMRLEKEYNGKIEDVRVERIFFSEDKRVGIGTFSPSDPKSQDIADLTGSIDFSTIAEYGSESDPRAYRFDGELNKANRGMMEFQEMLKCDEKFLWHLLSLTQEGNFKAGRFALISADELIVAHTNEAEYRSFIANQKNEALHSRIIVMPIPYNLKVSEEERIYQKMIHESDMAHVHIAPHALRVAAIFSILTRLEDSKKPGVDLIKKMRLYDGESVEGYNQADVDELKDEFPVEGMNGIDPRYVINRISSTIIRKEVPAINALDVLRSLKEGLSQHPSISDDDKETYMNYISVARKEYDEIAKKEVQKAFVYSYEESAKTLMDNYLDNVEAYCNKNKLKDPLTGEEMNPDEKLMRSIEEQIGISENAKKTFREEILIRISAFARKGKRFDYNSHERLREAIQKKLFADLKDVVKITTSSKTPDESQLKKINEVIARLIDEYGYNSVSANELLRYVGSLLNR, from the coding sequence ATGGATATTCTTAACAAAGTAAAGCAGTATCGAGAAGAAGAACAGCAGTTAAAGTGGGAAGGGACATTTGGGGAGTATTTAGACATCATTAAACAACGTCCAGAAGTAGCGCAAACTGCTCATTCACGAATTTATAATATGATTAAAAGTGCAGGTATTACGGAACGAGATGGCAAAAGAATGTATGAATTTTTTGGTGAAGAAATATTTGGTTTGGAAGAAGCAATTGAGCGGCTTGTAGAAGAATATTTTCACCCTGCAGCGAAACGGCTCGATGTACGTAAACGTATTTTATTATTAATGGGACCCGTAAGTGGTGGAAAATCAACGATAGTTACCATGCTAAAACGCGGATTGGAAAAGTATTCGCGTACGGATGAGGGAGCGGTTTATGCAATAAAAGGTTGCCCCATGCAGGAAGATCCTCTCCATCTAATTCCACCGCATTTACGCCAAGAATTTTTTGAGGAATATGGGATACGCATTGAAGGAAGTTTATCACCGCTAAATACGATGCGATTGGAAAAGGAGTATAATGGAAAAATAGAGGATGTACGCGTAGAACGTATTTTTTTCTCTGAGGATAAACGAGTAGGAATTGGTACGTTTAGCCCGTCTGATCCAAAGTCACAAGACATTGCAGATTTAACTGGAAGCATTGATTTTTCTACCATTGCAGAATACGGTTCAGAATCAGATCCACGAGCTTATCGATTCGATGGGGAATTGAACAAAGCGAATCGAGGGATGATGGAATTTCAAGAAATGCTCAAGTGTGATGAGAAATTTTTATGGCATTTATTATCCTTGACGCAGGAAGGGAATTTTAAAGCGGGTAGGTTTGCGCTTATCAGTGCAGATGAATTAATTGTCGCCCATACAAATGAAGCGGAATATCGCTCTTTTATTGCGAACCAAAAAAATGAAGCCTTGCATTCACGAATTATCGTGATGCCGATACCGTACAATTTAAAAGTTAGCGAAGAAGAAAGGATTTATCAAAAAATGATTCATGAAAGCGATATGGCTCATGTCCATATTGCGCCACATGCATTAAGAGTAGCTGCTATTTTTTCTATTTTAACGAGATTGGAAGATTCAAAGAAACCAGGTGTTGATTTAATTAAAAAAATGCGTCTGTATGACGGTGAAAGTGTAGAAGGATATAATCAAGCAGATGTGGATGAGCTAAAGGATGAATTTCCGGTCGAAGGGATGAATGGGATTGATCCCCGTTATGTTATCAATCGTATTTCCTCTACAATTATTCGTAAAGAAGTCCCAGCAATTAATGCTTTAGATGTGCTCCGTTCCTTAAAAGAAGGACTTAGTCAGCACCCTTCTATTTCGGATGATGATAAGGAAACGTATATGAATTATATTTCGGTTGCTAGAAAGGAATACGATGAAATAGCTAAGAAGGAAGTGCAAAAAGCGTTTGTATATTCCTATGAAGAGTCAGCAAAAACATTAATGGATAACTATTTAGATAATGTAGAAGCGTACTGCAATAAAAATAAGTTAAAAGATCCGTTGACTGGGGAAGAGATGAATCCGGATGAAAAGTTAATGCGTTCTATTGAGGAACAGATTGGCATTTCAGAGAATGCTAAAAAGACGTTTCGTGAAGAGATCCTCATTCGGATATCGGCGTTTGCCCGCAAAGGAAAGCGGTTCGATTACAACTCTCATGAGCGATTACGTGAAGCGATTCAGAAAAAATTGTTTGCTGATTTAAAAGATGTTGTAAAAATAACGACGTCTTCTAAAACACCAGACGAATCGCAGCTGAAGAAGATTAATGAAGTCATTGCTCGTCTAATCGATGAATACGGCTATAATTCCGTATCAGCTAATGAGTTGCTTCGTTATGTAGGCAGTTTGTTGAATAGGTAG
- a CDS encoding PHP domain-containing protein, whose amino-acid sequence MKADLHVHSTYSDGSDHVERVLEQAAKNGVSQMSFVDHDSIDGLNEKQALGNTYGIEVIPGIEISAYDFKRDRKVHILGYDFYQDAKNMEALCKTVRNRRQAHTLWQIEQINQQAYQIDPQTVIKIARPSRTIYKQHVMQQITSAAYESEPYQALYRKLFKGEGPASGDIEYVDAFLAVEAIVADGGIAVVAHPGQLDSYELIPELVEVGLGGIERNHPDHTAEDHQRIEHLAHTYDLIMTGGTDYHGSFGMPIEVGEITSPSFLSRTLID is encoded by the coding sequence ATGAAAGCTGACCTGCATGTGCATAGCACGTATTCCGATGGCTCGGATCACGTAGAAAGGGTGTTGGAGCAGGCAGCGAAAAATGGCGTTTCGCAAATGAGCTTTGTGGATCACGATAGCATCGATGGTTTAAACGAAAAACAAGCTTTAGGGAATACATATGGCATTGAAGTCATTCCCGGAATTGAAATCTCAGCCTATGATTTTAAACGAGATCGTAAAGTGCATATCCTTGGCTATGATTTTTACCAAGATGCCAAGAACATGGAAGCACTCTGTAAAACGGTGCGCAATAGAAGGCAGGCGCATACACTTTGGCAAATCGAGCAGATAAATCAACAGGCATATCAAATTGACCCGCAAACCGTGATCAAAATAGCACGACCGAGTAGAACGATTTACAAGCAGCATGTGATGCAGCAAATCACATCAGCCGCTTATGAATCTGAGCCTTATCAAGCGTTATACCGCAAACTTTTTAAAGGGGAAGGTCCAGCATCTGGTGATATCGAATATGTAGACGCGTTTCTTGCTGTAGAAGCAATTGTAGCTGACGGTGGTATCGCTGTTGTTGCCCATCCTGGGCAACTCGATTCTTATGAGCTTATCCCCGAACTTGTCGAGGTTGGCTTGGGCGGTATTGAACGCAATCATCCTGATCACACAGCAGAAGACCACCAACGCATTGAACATTTAGCGCACACATATGATTTGATCATGACTGGCGGGACGGACTATCATGGTAGTTTTGGCATGCCGATAGAGGTAGGGGAAATTACAAGTCCTTCTTTTCTGAGTCGTACGTTAATAGATTGA
- the phnC gene encoding phosphonate ABC transporter ATP-binding protein gives MALLQIARLSKSYDNETKVLKDISFTVKAGEFVSIIGPSGAGKSTLLRCVNQMVPISSGEVIFDNAPVTQLNKRALRQLRTNIGMVFQHYNLVPRLTVIENVLHGRLGYKTTLQGIMSRFTEKEKEQAFYLLRKLGIEEHAYKRCDQLSGGQQQRVGIARALIQGPKLVLCDEPIASLDPNSSKIIMDHLKSITSELGITCLVNLHQVEVAQQYSDRIIGLNQGEVVFDGTNYQLTEEKTNRIYGTEMRELITV, from the coding sequence ATGGCACTTTTACAAATTGCAAGACTAAGTAAGTCGTACGATAACGAGACGAAGGTATTAAAAGATATTTCTTTTACCGTAAAAGCTGGAGAATTTGTTTCTATTATCGGTCCATCTGGTGCAGGGAAATCTACTTTATTACGTTGTGTGAATCAAATGGTACCTATTAGTAGCGGGGAAGTGATCTTTGATAATGCTCCTGTGACACAATTGAACAAACGTGCACTACGCCAATTGCGTACAAACATTGGAATGGTGTTTCAACATTATAATTTAGTTCCACGTTTAACAGTAATTGAAAATGTGCTGCATGGACGCTTAGGCTATAAGACGACTTTGCAAGGCATAATGAGCCGTTTTACAGAAAAAGAAAAAGAGCAAGCTTTTTATCTGCTTCGCAAGCTTGGCATTGAAGAACATGCGTATAAGCGTTGTGATCAGTTAAGTGGAGGACAGCAGCAACGAGTTGGCATTGCCCGTGCATTGATTCAAGGTCCGAAACTTGTCCTTTGTGATGAGCCGATTGCGTCACTTGATCCAAACTCTTCTAAAATTATTATGGATCATTTAAAGTCCATTACTTCCGAGCTAGGCATCACTTGTCTTGTCAATTTGCATCAAGTGGAAGTCGCACAACAATATTCAGATCGCATTATCGGTCTAAATCAGGGAGAAGTTGTATTTGATGGAACCAATTATCAGCTGACCGAGGAGAAAACGAATCGTATTTATGGAACGGAAATGCGAGAATTAATAACAGTGTGA